In a genomic window of Brassica rapa cultivar Chiifu-401-42 chromosome A10, CAAS_Brap_v3.01, whole genome shotgun sequence:
- the LOC103845851 gene encoding NAC domain-containing protein 87, with protein sequence MAIVVEEGMVLNHGGEELVDMPPGFRFHPTDEELITCYLKEKVLDSRFTAVAMGEADLNKCEPWDLQKRAKMGEKELYFFCQRDRKYPTGLRTNRATESGYWKATGKDKAIFKGKGCLVGMKKTLVFYRGRAPRGEKTNWVMHEYRLEGKYSYHNLPKSARDEWVVCRVFHKNNPATTTQQMMRIPREDLTRMDSLDNIDHLLDFSSLPPLMDPSFTGQPEQHNFKPINPPTYDISSPIQPHHFNSSYQSIFDHQGFGSASGSGSSYNNNKEMIKMEHSLVSVSQETCLSSDVNAATTTEVSSVPAMKQEMSMMGVMNGSKSYDDLCDLRGILWDY encoded by the exons ATGGCGATTGTGGTGGAAGAAGGCATGGTGTTGAATCATGGAGGTGAAGAGCTTGTTGATATGCCACCTGGATTCAGGTTTCATCCAACAGATGAAGAGCTCATAACGTGCTATCTCAAAGAGAAGGTCTTAGACAGCCGTTTCACGGCTGTGGCTATGGGAGAGGCCGATCTCAACAAGTGCGAGCCCTGGGATTTGCAAA AGAGGGCAAAGATGGGGGAGAAAGAATTATACTTCTTCTGTCAAAGGGACAGGAAGTACCCGACCGGGCTAAGGACGAACCGTGCCACCGAGTCCGGGTATTGGAAAGCGACCGGGAAGGACAAGGCGATCTTCAAAGGCAAAGGTTGTCTCGTTGGGATGAAGAAAACACTTGTGTTTTATAGAGGAAGAGCTCCACGAGGTGAAAAGACTAATTGGGTCATGCATGAGTATCGTCTTGAAGGCAAATATTCTTATCACAATCTCCCCAAATCCGCAAGG GACGAGTGGGTCGTGTGTAGGGTTTTTCACAAGAACAATCCTGCTACGACAACCCAACAAATGATGAGAATACCCCGTGAAGATCTCACAAGAATGGATTCTCTAGATAACATTGACCATCTCCTAGACTTCTCATCTCTTCCTCCCCTCATGGATCCGAGTTTCACGGGCCAACCTGAACAACACAACTTCAAACCCATCAACCCTCCAACCTACGACATCTCATCACCAATCCAACCTCATCACTTCAACTCTAGTTACCAATCAATCTTTGACCACCAGGGTTTTGGTTCTGCTTCTGGTTCCGGTTCTTCATATAACAACAACAAGGAGATGATCAAGATGGAGCACTCGCTTGTTAGTGTATCTCAAGAAACCTGCCTGAGCTCAGATGTGAATGCAGCCACGACCACGGAGGTATCTTCGGTTCCGGCAATGAAGCAAGAGATGAGTATGATGGGAGTGATGAATGGTAGCAAGTCTTATGATGATCTATGTGACTTAAGAGGGATCTTATGGGACTACTGA
- the LOC103846212 gene encoding uncharacterized protein LOC103846212 produces MTKHTDLSLVYIYTLPGPATNHQNSQKRNYDGSNTGEAPGKDSEGPYYCSVGTDKSFGRDNVDSHYKKCLYAGINTSADQWRSHAWSGGESKAEFKTGALCCIVASRPLVTAKLPPRSGRDVLPSRQDEEALQWRTNLSFSPAVYTRDGLEHDTSDDESHRFGLYSSTSRRSETLESCLWASNSSASGGIEQDTVPITNNSKPQCLDEEKNIDRESTASFSSLLKLSQPTTASRVTPSKQPLSHAHCSYPRVFCNPVSDCENPELHHPQEDAFTDPVSSFMTSTINNQGSQVEEASSNSSNSTSSNDNTLLDVERFNETQAANQRLEPGSVTQVTQHRCGVCKKLLSQKSPWCSHKILRSGDMPAAGVFPCHHVYHVECLDKVTPTSQTRDPSCPACSNTIGAIEHELIAPETLQQALRSLRRSHTALGSELLSTDNQTRQLRRRHKWEKLSCCLNISFLSSS; encoded by the exons ATGACAAAGCATACTGATCTCTCTTTGGTTTACATTTACACTCTCCCTGGACCTGCAACCAACCATCAAAACTCCCAAAAAAGGAACTATGATGGTTCCAACACTGGTGAAGCTCCTGGGAAAGACAGTGAG GGACCATACTACTGCAGTGTTGGAACTGACAAATCTTTTGGAAGGGACAATGTTGATTCTCACTACAAGAAATGTTTGTATGCCGGAATTAACACCAGTGCAGATCAATGGAGAAGTCATGCCTGGTCAG GCGGTGAGAGTAAAGCAGAGTTCAAAACGGGAGCACTCTGTTGTATTGTGGCCTCAAGGCCACTGGTAACAGCCAAATTGCCACCCCGCAGCGGAAGAGATGTTCTTCCATCGCGTCAAGATGAAGAAGCACTGCAATGGCGGACTAATCTCAGCTTCTCACCTGCTGTATATACCAGAGATGGTTTGGAACATGATACGAGCGATGATGAGAGCCACAGGTTTGGACTGTACTCAAGCACAAGTAGACGAAGTGAAACTTTGGAATCCTGCTTATGGGCTTCAAACTCGTCTGCCTCTGGTGGGATTGAACAGGACACTGTACCAATAACAAATAACTCAAAGCCGCAATGCTTGGATGAG GAGAAAAATATTGATAGAGAAAGTACAGCGAGTTTCAGCTCGTTGCTGAAACTATCACAACCAACAACTGCCTCACGGGTGACTCCAAGCAAGCAACCTTTAAGCCATGCTCACTGTTCTTATCCTCGAGTCTTCTGCAACCCGGTTTCAGATTGTGAGAATCCTGAACTTCATCATCCCCAAGAAGACGCATTCACAGATCCTGTTTCCAGTTTCATGACGTCCACAATAAACAACCAAGGCTCACAAGTAGAGGAAGCATCATCAAACTCTAGTAACAGCACGAGTAGCAATGACAACACATTGCTAGATGTGGAAAGATTCAACGAAACACAGGCAGCAAACCAGAGACTTGAACCAGGTTCAGTGACACAAGTCACACAACATAGATGCGGGGTTTGCAAAAAGCTCCTATCGCAGAAATCACCATGGTGCTCTCACAAGATACTGAGAAGTGGAGACATGCCAGCTGCTGGTGTTTTCCCCTGCCACCACGTCTACCATGTCGAATGTTTAGACAAAGTGACCCCAACTTCTCAAACCCGAGATCCGTCTTGTCCTGCCTGCTCAAATACCATCGGAGCAATAGAGCATGAACTGATAGCGCCTGAGACGCTGCAACAGGCTCTAAGATCTCTAAGAAGAAGCCACACAGCTCTGGGTTCAGAGCTGCTTAGTACCGACAATCAAACAAGACAGCTTAGAAGAAGACATAAATGGGAAAAACTAAGCTGCTGTTTGAATATAAGCTTCCTATCTTCTTCCTAA
- the LOC103845852 gene encoding uncharacterized protein LOC103845852 — protein MADSAHETEIRCHHCAGPLTKNLETSEWTVSPFIRDSFSMIGSAVGGTASAFIGFNHVMPIVRKWIKGPMWLHFLVGAPPVIVVSSACAGLAGGTVPALAQLASSSYQAAVRSSQPPKAQENNKMQKSTTSPL, from the exons ATGGCTGATTCAGCGCATGAGACAGAGATCAGATGCCATCATTGCGCAGGCCCTCTCACGAAAAACTTG GAAACCAGTGAATGGACTGTCTCTCCCTTCATCAGGGATAGCTTTTCTATG ATTGGATCAGCTGTTGGTGGTACTGCAAGTGCATTCATTGGATTTAACCATG TTATGCCAATTGTACGCAAGTGGATAAAAGGACCCATGTGGTTACACTTTCTTGTTGGG GCACCGCCTGTTATAGTTGTTTCATCGGCCTGTGCTGGACTAGCAG GTGGCACCGTACCAGCACTGGCACAGCTTGCGTCCTCTTCATATCAAGCAGCAGTCCGTTCGTCTCAGCCACCAAAGGCACAAGAGAATAACAAAATGCAAAAGTCTACAACATCTCCTCTGTAA
- the LOC103845853 gene encoding myb-related protein 1 isoform X2 has product MYYHNQHQGKSLLSSSRMPIPSERHPFLRGNGPGDSGLILSTDAKPRLKWTPDLHERFVEAVNQLGGGEKATPKTIMKVMGIPGLTLYHLKSHLQKYRLSKNLNGQANSSLNKTSVMTMVEENTPEADESHSESLSIGPQPSMNLPISDALQMQIEVQRRLHEQLERHLQLRIEAQGKYLQAILEKAQETLGRQNLGPAGIEATKAQLSELVSKVSSEYPDASFLELQNLHHQQMQTAYPPQNSSLESCLTSSEGNQKAPKMLENRLGLRTYLGDSSSEQKEIMEEPFFHRMELTWAEEEEEEGIRENNRPYLSAMEPRNSSSRRSPGRLSIGVGLQEHRGGYTEERYRENGEDCKVETRTSTALDLNTHDETYGTTRPKQFDLNGFSWS; this is encoded by the exons ATGTATTACCACAACCAGCACCAAGGAAAGAGCCTCCTCTCTTCATCTAGAATGCCTATTCCTTCTGAAAGGCACCCATTCCTCCGAGGAAATGGCCCAGGAGATTCTGGACTCATCCTCTCAACCGATGCAAAGCCACGACTAAAATGGACTCCTGATCTTCATGAGAGATTCGTCGAAGCAGTCAACCAGCTTGGAGGAGGAGAAA AGGCTACTCCTAAGACAATCATGAAAGTTATGGGTATTCCAGGCCTTACCTTATATCATCTCAAGAGTCATCTTCAG AAATATAGGCTGAGCAAGAATCTTAATGGACAAGCTAACAGCAGTTTAAACAAGACAA GTGTGATGACCATGGTAGAAGAAAACACCCCTGAAGCAGACGAAAGTCACAGCGAGAGTTTAAGCATTGGACCACAGCCGAGCAT GAACTTGCCCATAAGTGATGCTCTTCAAATGCAAATAGAGGTTCAGAGAAGACTACACGAGCAACTTGAG CGACATTTGCAGCTCAGGATAGAAGCTCAAGGAAAGTACCTGCAAGCGATTCTGGAGAAAGCACAAGAGACCCTTGGAAGACAGAACCTAGGTCCAGCTGGGATTGAAGCAACCAAAGCTCAACTCTCAGAGCTAGTATCTAAAGTATCATCTGAATATCCAGACGCTAGCTTCCTTGAACTACAGAATCTACACCACCAACAGATGCAAACAGCCTATCCACCACAAAACTCCTCCCTGGAGAGTTGCCTAACCTCAAGTGAAGGAAACCAGAAAGCTCCAAAGATGCTTGAGAACAGACTGGGACTAAGGACATATCTTGGAGATTCAAGTTCGGAGCAGAAAGAGATAATGGAAGAACCATTTTTCCACAGAATGGAGCTCACATgggcagaagaagaagaagaagaaggtatcAGAGAGAATAACAGGCCGTATCTTTCAGCAATGGAACCGAGAAACTCGTCTTCAAGAAGAAGCCCTGGAAGATTGTCAATAGGAGTGGGATTACAAGAACATCGAGGTGGGTACACAGAGGAAAGATACAGGGAGAATGGAGAAGATTGCAAGGTTGAAACACGCACCAGTACAGCTCTGGATCTTAACACACATGACGAAACCTACGGTACAACACGTCCGAAACAGTTTGATTTGAACGGTTTCAGCTGGAGTTGA
- the LOC103845853 gene encoding myb-related protein 1 isoform X3 gives MYYHNQHQGKSLLSSSRMPIPSERHPFLRGNGPGDSGLILSTDAKPRLKWTPDLHERFVEAVNQLGGGEKATPKTIMKVMGIPGLTLYHLKSHLQKYRLSKNLNGQANSSLNKTSVMTMVEENTPEADESHSESLSIGPQPSMNLPISDALQMQIEVQRRLHEQLELRIEAQGKYLQAILEKAQETLGRQNLGPAGIEATKAQLSELVSKVSSEYPDASFLELQNLHHQQMQTAYPPQNSSLESCLTSSEGNQKAPKMLENRLGLRTYLGDSSSEQKEIMEEPFFHRMELTWAEEEEEEGIRENNRPYLSAMEPRNSSSRRSPGRLSIGVGLQEHRGGYTEERYRENGEDCKVETRTSTALDLNTHDETYGTTRPKQFDLNGFSWS, from the exons ATGTATTACCACAACCAGCACCAAGGAAAGAGCCTCCTCTCTTCATCTAGAATGCCTATTCCTTCTGAAAGGCACCCATTCCTCCGAGGAAATGGCCCAGGAGATTCTGGACTCATCCTCTCAACCGATGCAAAGCCACGACTAAAATGGACTCCTGATCTTCATGAGAGATTCGTCGAAGCAGTCAACCAGCTTGGAGGAGGAGAAA AGGCTACTCCTAAGACAATCATGAAAGTTATGGGTATTCCAGGCCTTACCTTATATCATCTCAAGAGTCATCTTCAG AAATATAGGCTGAGCAAGAATCTTAATGGACAAGCTAACAGCAGTTTAAACAAGACAA GTGTGATGACCATGGTAGAAGAAAACACCCCTGAAGCAGACGAAAGTCACAGCGAGAGTTTAAGCATTGGACCACAGCCGAGCAT GAACTTGCCCATAAGTGATGCTCTTCAAATGCAAATAGAGGTTCAGAGAAGACTACACGAGCAACTTGAG CTCAGGATAGAAGCTCAAGGAAAGTACCTGCAAGCGATTCTGGAGAAAGCACAAGAGACCCTTGGAAGACAGAACCTAGGTCCAGCTGGGATTGAAGCAACCAAAGCTCAACTCTCAGAGCTAGTATCTAAAGTATCATCTGAATATCCAGACGCTAGCTTCCTTGAACTACAGAATCTACACCACCAACAGATGCAAACAGCCTATCCACCACAAAACTCCTCCCTGGAGAGTTGCCTAACCTCAAGTGAAGGAAACCAGAAAGCTCCAAAGATGCTTGAGAACAGACTGGGACTAAGGACATATCTTGGAGATTCAAGTTCGGAGCAGAAAGAGATAATGGAAGAACCATTTTTCCACAGAATGGAGCTCACATgggcagaagaagaagaagaagaaggtatcAGAGAGAATAACAGGCCGTATCTTTCAGCAATGGAACCGAGAAACTCGTCTTCAAGAAGAAGCCCTGGAAGATTGTCAATAGGAGTGGGATTACAAGAACATCGAGGTGGGTACACAGAGGAAAGATACAGGGAGAATGGAGAAGATTGCAAGGTTGAAACACGCACCAGTACAGCTCTGGATCTTAACACACATGACGAAACCTACGGTACAACACGTCCGAAACAGTTTGATTTGAACGGTTTCAGCTGGAGTTGA
- the LOC103845853 gene encoding myb-related protein 1 isoform X1 — protein MYYHNQHQGKSLLSSSRMPIPSERHPFLRGNGPGDSGLILSTDAKPRLKWTPDLHERFVEAVNQLGGGEKATPKTIMKVMGIPGLTLYHLKSHLQKYRLSKNLNGQANSSLNKTSVMTMVEENTPEADESHSESLSIGPQPSMNLPISDALQMQIEVQRRLHEQLEVQRHLQLRIEAQGKYLQAILEKAQETLGRQNLGPAGIEATKAQLSELVSKVSSEYPDASFLELQNLHHQQMQTAYPPQNSSLESCLTSSEGNQKAPKMLENRLGLRTYLGDSSSEQKEIMEEPFFHRMELTWAEEEEEEGIRENNRPYLSAMEPRNSSSRRSPGRLSIGVGLQEHRGGYTEERYRENGEDCKVETRTSTALDLNTHDETYGTTRPKQFDLNGFSWS, from the exons ATGTATTACCACAACCAGCACCAAGGAAAGAGCCTCCTCTCTTCATCTAGAATGCCTATTCCTTCTGAAAGGCACCCATTCCTCCGAGGAAATGGCCCAGGAGATTCTGGACTCATCCTCTCAACCGATGCAAAGCCACGACTAAAATGGACTCCTGATCTTCATGAGAGATTCGTCGAAGCAGTCAACCAGCTTGGAGGAGGAGAAA AGGCTACTCCTAAGACAATCATGAAAGTTATGGGTATTCCAGGCCTTACCTTATATCATCTCAAGAGTCATCTTCAG AAATATAGGCTGAGCAAGAATCTTAATGGACAAGCTAACAGCAGTTTAAACAAGACAA GTGTGATGACCATGGTAGAAGAAAACACCCCTGAAGCAGACGAAAGTCACAGCGAGAGTTTAAGCATTGGACCACAGCCGAGCAT GAACTTGCCCATAAGTGATGCTCTTCAAATGCAAATAGAGGTTCAGAGAAGACTACACGAGCAACTTGAG GTACAGCGACATTTGCAGCTCAGGATAGAAGCTCAAGGAAAGTACCTGCAAGCGATTCTGGAGAAAGCACAAGAGACCCTTGGAAGACAGAACCTAGGTCCAGCTGGGATTGAAGCAACCAAAGCTCAACTCTCAGAGCTAGTATCTAAAGTATCATCTGAATATCCAGACGCTAGCTTCCTTGAACTACAGAATCTACACCACCAACAGATGCAAACAGCCTATCCACCACAAAACTCCTCCCTGGAGAGTTGCCTAACCTCAAGTGAAGGAAACCAGAAAGCTCCAAAGATGCTTGAGAACAGACTGGGACTAAGGACATATCTTGGAGATTCAAGTTCGGAGCAGAAAGAGATAATGGAAGAACCATTTTTCCACAGAATGGAGCTCACATgggcagaagaagaagaagaagaaggtatcAGAGAGAATAACAGGCCGTATCTTTCAGCAATGGAACCGAGAAACTCGTCTTCAAGAAGAAGCCCTGGAAGATTGTCAATAGGAGTGGGATTACAAGAACATCGAGGTGGGTACACAGAGGAAAGATACAGGGAGAATGGAGAAGATTGCAAGGTTGAAACACGCACCAGTACAGCTCTGGATCTTAACACACATGACGAAACCTACGGTACAACACGTCCGAAACAGTTTGATTTGAACGGTTTCAGCTGGAGTTGA